ACTACCTTTTGGCTGATATAAAATGCCATAATCTGTAGCTTTATATTTTCCACCTACTACTTTTCCCAATAAATCTAAAATATTTTTATATTTATCTTTATCTTTTTTAAACATACTTTCTAATTTTGATTTTTGTTTTACATCTCTTATAAAATTTATATTGTCTCTTACAGATTTTGGATAAAGTTGATTTTTTTCTTCTATTTTTTTGTGAAATTCAAACAAATCAACATCTTCTTCTTTTAATATTTTTTGCATAGCTTCTAATTTTGCTATTTTAATAAAATCTAATTCTTCTTGAAAAATAGAAGCACCAGTTCTTTCAACGCTTAAAATAAAATTTTTCATAAAAATATAATTCAATAAATTATCAAAAAATATTTCTAAATACTCTTTAAATTCAAGTTTATTTAAATCAGAAAAACCAATACCATCATCATAAACTATATGTTTAGCTTTTGCTCTATTGTTTAAATTTAATTTTTCTAAATACTGCTTTATAGCTTGTTTAACATTTTCTAAAGAAATTTGCATATCTACATCAAATTCTGCATTTGCAAAATCTTCATTTTTACCTGCTAAAACTTTGACAAGTATGCGATGAGAATATAATTTTGTTTTATTTTTTATATGATCTTCTAATTTGTTTTTAATATCTATATAAGTTAATTTTATTTCTTGTGTATCTTTTATGTCATTACTTAAATTTTCATCATAAAGTTTTCTTTTTCTAACAAAAAAATTTTCTCTGACAATTCTCATAAAATCTAAATAACCATACAAGCTATAAGTAGCATAAGTTTTTCCGGTATTGTTTTCACCGCAAATTAGAGTAATATTTCCTACTTCAAATTCTGCCTCATCAAGCATTCCAATATTTTTTAATTTTACTTTCATAATTTTTCCTTCAATATATCTACTGTGTAAGATTTATATTTTGGCTATTAAAATTATCTGCAAAAATTTCAAAGACATTCTAACAAATTTTAACTTAGAGTTTAAACCCGCGAAGCGGGTTTAGTTTAATAAACTGGAGTTGCCTCAACGATAGCAGGAGCAAAGAAAAATAATTCTTTTAACTCTATCGGCACAGAAGGATTTACAGTGCAATCTTCCAAACCAAAACGTTTTTCTATAGGTATATGTGCATCATAAAAAGTACTCATACATTTTACCCCGCCTCGTGTTAAAGAACGAATTTGTACGGCAGCACTCGTAGTAGGCATAACAGAAAAAACCGTTTGTAGTTGTTTATCTTGTAAATCTTGTTTGCAAGATTTTGTTCCAAAAGTTTTTTCATCCAAAACAGCTAAGCACACATCATCACCCCTAGGGTTTATAAACTGCACATAGCCAAAAGGACGCTGTGTAGCATACCTATCTTTTTGTTTTAATTCATCACTAAGTATTATTTCTTTTAAAAACCAATTTTGCTCTTGAAGTTTTTTAGAAGTATCCCTAAAAGGACTTAGCGAAATTCCTGTTTCTAAAGATCTTATAGCAAACATAGGTGTAAAATCTTCTAACTCATCTAAACCAACTTCAGCTTTTAAAAAACCCAAAACAACAAACAATAAAACACAAATTTTTCTCATCATATCCTCCTAAGGTCTTCTAAAATTCACAGGAAAATGATCTGAAGCTAAAAAAGTTCTAAGTCCTGCTACAGCCAAAAGTGCGATGATTGGTGGTGGGTTATATAAAGTGGCCGTGTTAGAATTTCCTGTGATAGCATAATCAATAGTTCTTCCACTAGTTTGAGTATTAGCAGATGGAGGAATTACACGCGTACGCGCTCTTAAATCAGCATCAAGTAATGAAACTAAAGAACCCGACTCTCTATTAAAATCCCC
This genomic stretch from Campylobacter lari subsp. concheus harbors:
- a CDS encoding AAA family ATPase — protein: MKVKLKNIGMLDEAEFEVGNITLICGENNTGKTYATYSLYGYLDFMRIVRENFFVRKRKLYDENLSNDIKDTQEIKLTYIDIKNKLEDHIKNKTKLYSHRILVKVLAGKNEDFANAEFDVDMQISLENVKQAIKQYLEKLNLNNRAKAKHIVYDDGIGFSDLNKLEFKEYLEIFFDNLLNYIFMKNFILSVERTGASIFQEELDFIKIAKLEAMQKILKEEDVDLFEFHKKIEEKNQLYPKSVRDNINFIRDVKQKSKLESMFKKDKDKYKNILDLLGKVVGGKYKATDYGILYQPKGSKKFFNIEVASSSARSLLMLYFYILHVAQKGDILMIDEPELNLHPKNQILLARLLVLLTNAGIKIFITTHSDYIVRELNNCIILNNFTNEKIKENFKEYNDSYKLSKKDVNAYIAFYDTKNKKNTLKKVDISNENGIDMETFNDVIEQTINIDEKMASMFMED
- a CDS encoding cytolethal distending toxin subunit A; its protein translation is MRKICVLLFVVLGFLKAEVGLDELEDFTPMFAIRSLETGISLSPFRDTSKKLQEQNWFLKEIILSDELKQKDRYATQRPFGYVQFINPRGDDVCLAVLDEKTFGTKSCKQDLQDKQLQTVFSVMPTTSAAVQIRSLTRGGVKCMSTFYDAHIPIEKRFGLEDCTVNPSVPIELKELFFFAPAIVEATPVY